The nucleotide sequence CGCAGGCGCCCCCCATGGGGCTGCTCATTGGTCACGGCCCACTGCAGGGCGCAGGGTGTGTTGTTGAGAAAGTAGATGCGCAGCTGCAGGTGGGACTGCCCTGGTGCCAGCGGTGAGCAGAAGATAGCCAGCTGCAGCCATTTGCGGGCGTCCCGGCCCGCAGGCGCCTCCAGCACACAGGTGTAGAGACTGCAGGGAAAGATGGGGactggggagctgggagccccatgcaccTGCCAGCTGGCTCCTAAAGCACTAGGAGCCAAGGAGCGCAGTCAAGGGGGGAAGTGAGGGGCAGTCAGGCAGGTAGGGGGACGAAACATGAGTCACGTTGAAGTGACCATCACAGAGTGGAGGAAGGGCCAGCAAGACTCCTCCATcgtgggagggaggaaaggtggGCTCAGGGCCACTGTGATTCAGCGGGGTCCTACACACGGCTGGCCCTGTTGTGCTcagggggaaagagagacagaagtaCCTAAGATCCTGGAAAGACAGAGCTAAGGGCAGACATGAGATGGGAGGGGGTCTTTGAGAACTGGAGGGGACAGTCTGCCCTAGCCCTAGACGGTCCTGAACAGGGGCACAGGGTAGACACAGACAAGTTTAGAGAGACAAAGGTAGGGATGGGACAGACCCTTCTAGATGGAGGACTGGGGTGGTAGGTGTAGACGGGCAGAGAGCCTGGCGCAGGGGACACAGTCCTGGACAGGGCTGGAGTGGGACAAGCTGTCCTACACACTAGGACAGAGGGAACAGGAAGGGCCACGGAGAGTGAAGGGATTTGCAGGCCGTCTGGGAGAGATCAAGGGGCAGTTCCATACAGAAAGTGGAGGATGAGGCCAACCGAGACAACGGGCAGGAAGACTGGGCCGATGGACCTACCTGAAGTGGGAGAGCTGGATACGACACTCGTCCCTGGAGGTGTGGGCCCCAGGCCGCCCCAGGGGCCTCCAGGCCTTGGCATCGAGCAGAGTTGTGTTGCTGCTGTAGGTACGAGCATGGCTGGGCTCCTGGGCACAGTGCTTGAATGTGAGGGTGCAGGGCTTCAGGAAGGAGGCCCCATGGGGGCCACACGCCACCACAGGGCTCACCAGCCCCTGGGCTCGGGACAGTGATGGGGCATCCAGCAAGTCCCACACCAGGATCAGGGACACCCTCTCCTGGCGGCCCACAGCCACAGCTCCTGGGGAGAACAAGAGTTGAGATGGGCCGGACGggcaggctcacccaaccccacagAGGCCAGGCCACagtgggaggggaggtgggacagGAGCCCAGGAGAGAGATTGCCTAGCAGGGCACAAGGGGAGGCAGTGGGCAAGGAGAGAAAGACTGAGCTGGCTTGTGGCGTAATCCTGAGCAGGTCACCCCCCCCTTCACTCCTGGGCCACCACTAGCCCTTACGGGACTAGTGGGAATTTGCAAGAGGTGCTCTTGCTCCAGACACTTTCCATAACTGAGAATTGTCATAACACACTGTTCATTCCCACCTGGCACTTGATTTCCTGTCAGGGAGTTGTCATAAAAATATGCAATCTATCCATCTTTGGAGTCaatgaagtcataaaaatatacatacttttCAAGATTATGGAGATGTCTACGAATGATGCTCCCTGAGGCACGGCACCCTTGTACAACACACAAGGAACAACTCCAggctgagaagggagaaggtgcTGTTACCTGGTGGGATGAGCAGAGAGATGCCCATATCCTGGAGCATCAGGCAGCCACCACGGTGATCCACCTCTCGAGCCGAGAACACCAACAACTTGTGCATCAGCTGACGGATGATGGTCTGGCCTTGAGTGGGTGTGTGCAGTTCCTGGTAGAAGGCGGCCATCTCTGGCAGTGTGGCCGGTGCACACTGCCTTGAGGACTCATTTTCCGGTAGGGGAGTGGGATGGGCTACTGGCTCCTCTTGGCTATCCAGCTTCCAGCAGGCCCCCAGCAGCCAGCGAGGACAGTGCCATCGAAGGCACTGGACCAGAAGGAGGGCACTCGCCACCGGGACACCCACCAGCAGTAGGAACCGGGCCGGTTGGAAGGCACTCTCATCAGAGCACATCCGCGTGGTCCCTTGATGCTGCCAGTTCCCCTGCACCCCTGGGCCAGCCAAGGCCAAGGacctggaggaggaaagaggccGTGCCAGGTAAGCCTTTTCAATGTCCTGGAGGCCAAGACTTAGCTTCCAGCCGGCTGCACTGAGGGAGCCAATTGTCTTCATTCCAGTGCATCCTCGATTAATACCTTTAACAAAACTTCCCCTATCTCTGTCTGACTCAAGAACCTGCCATGGCTCCCCATGGCCTAGTATATCACATTTAACTCCCGTGAGGAGGATGTAAATTCAAGTGCCACCTTGGCCACTGGTGAGCAAATGTGTCCTATTGCTTACTGtccctcagtttctgcatctgttggaATACCGCTCTTGATCTTCACAGAAAAATCTTTAAGTGGAATAGCAAGTTACAGAGAAGTAGACATCCTCCAACCCCATTAATGTAAATAGCAGAACTGTAGACAAGTATAGATACATATTTACAGGTGTATACATGCCAACCacagagaaagttctggaacaGTACTAtgccataaaaatataatgtaagttGGGttgcccaggtggctcaatcagttaagcatccagcttatgattttggatcaggtcatgatctcatgggccacAAAATCGAGCCCTGGgttggctccatgctcaatagagagtctgcttgggattctctgcctctccctctgctccttcccccatcactctttctctaaaataaataaaacatttacatatatatatgtatacagacacatatatatataaccttccatatataaatctttaaatatatatgtttatatgtaatatatattttatacatatgtaaatatatatttattatatataacatatataaaatgtaagcCACAAATGCAATTTTAAACTTTCTAGTGGCCATAATAAAAAGGTCAAAAGAAATAGgaggaattaattttaataatatattttatgtacctaacccaatatattcaaaatttcaCTTGGGAGGAAATCAATGTAAAATtactgagatattttacattctgttttcCCACTAAGCCTTTGAAGTCCGTGTGTATTTTACACTCACAGCTCATGGCAGTTGGGACCTACTAGTGATTCCTGTCTGGAGCAATGCAGGTCTGAGAGGACTCACCCCATGCTATTCCCACCAGTCACTACTGAAACAGACAGGAAATTGAGAGGGTGGAAGGTGTGAACTAGGACTTTCAATTTTCTTAAACTCTTTTtcctgaatttgaattttttcacCCCAGGCACgttattttatattaactttgtaattcttttaaaacGCTACCAAAAGTTAAACAATAATTACCGCTCAAGGTGATTGCGAGGATGGCATGAGATCATGGGGAAAGCATTTGCAGATGATAAAGCCCTGTTTCTTTAGGCCCCACCTATTGCCAGAAAGGTCAGAAGGTAGCTCACAGGAACCTGTGAACTAGAAAGAGTAACACACTTAAACATGgaagcaaaatgagaaagaaaaccaaagttttcTCCAGTGAGGCTGGGCAAAAGCAGGTGCCCACTGCCTGCCTACCTGGTTACCAGCGGGGTCCTCAGACTGGATCCTGGCTCTTCCAGCAGCTTCCCCATATGGTTGCCAGACCTTCCTGAGGCCCTCTAGAGCCTACGGCCCTCATCCTCCCTGAATCTCCAACACCCTCACTGGGGCCAAGCTGGGGTCCTCACACCCGCCTAATTCCAGCCGCTGGCCTTTGCTCCAGCTGTTCTCCCCATCTGCCTTACCTACCCACCTGGACCCCCTCCCGCTCTACAGCGCCTCCCTGTGGTTCACCAGCCCTTGACACGCTCACCCCTCCCAAGTTTCTCTCCATGGCCATCCCACCTTGCAGAAGGACCCTTGACTCTATACTGTCACATTTCCTGAGCACCAGCTGTGTACCTCGAACTGTGGGATAAAGATGATGTCTCAGGAAGCGCCTGAGGGAATATGATTCATTTGCTCTGTAACCGAGTTCTGGGTGGCATCATAGCCTCTTTCAAAATCCTGGAGATCCCCATGGTTAATTCACTGGGATCTGCACTAGAGAGAGGCTTCTGGCATAcgttcctccccactcccttcgCTCACACCCCAACCGGGAGCTGAGGCCTCTCCTCAAGCTTCCAGGTCCTTCCATGCCcacctttttccttccttccttccttcctcccttccttagGGCCCACGAAACCCAAGCCCCTTTCCTTGGATCTTCCCAGAAAGGGGCAGAAACTCCTCTGTAGCATCAGGATTAAGGACTGTGGCAGGATCTATTCCCCACACCCTTACCCTGTCCCCACTGAAAATAGAGACAGGAAGGAAGTTTTGACATTGCTCCCTCCCACTGAAAGCAGTGCAGCCCTGCAGACACACTGTAGCAGCCTGCTTCAGCCAAAGCCCCTTGCAGGGCACATGAGTGAAGTGGGTGAGTTGGCAAGGCCCCACAGCTGGTGGAAAAGGGGGCTGGAGCAGCCAGCTCCCCTTCACGCTGCAGCCATTCCAAAAGGTCCtccaacatgaaaaataattggAATTATAACTGCAGTAATACTGGTTATCATTCATGGAGCTCTACCCCATTCCACTGTGTTGGAGCACTCTATGTGGCccatctcatttgattctcatagTAGCCTTGTGAGCTGGGTGTTAATTTTACCTCCGTTTCCCAGATAAGGAAGCCAAGTTTTCTCCCCACCATGGAGGCGTATGGGAGATTATTAAGCTACaactgaaggcagagggaagaatgAACAGAGATGATGACTGTGTTTCAGAAACActacctttctctccctgccccttgtTCCCCCCTgggtctttcttcctttccacttcTAGAGGAAGTGAagttggaagagaaagaaacaaaaataaagtaaaaataaatggaaagacccAAAAGGGTCTTGGTTCCACGGTGCGGGATGACCCCCTCCCCTTGCCCACAAAGGCACCGGTGGCTAGTTAACATGAAAGAAAGGAGGGACTCCGCTGTTTCTGGAGCAACAACCTTCCTGGGGCCTCCAAAGACCAGAGTCCAAATCCCCTCCACCCCATTGGATGGCACAGCAGAgtctccctgcccagcctcccaaCCTGAAACAGTTGGCATATTACTCCCCAAGGCCCCAAGGGGCCTCTCATGGGCAGCCCATTCATTAACTCTCCCCCAGCTCGGCCCCCTTTCTCCCAGGCTGAGAGATCTCCAAGCTGCTTGGCCCTCACTCCATCCTCCCCTTAACTCTAGGAGGAGGAAGGGTCCTGAATCTACAGCAGGCCAACCAGATAACTGTAGCCTAGACCTTCTCAAACCCATGCCTGCCTCCTTACTACCCATGGCTCCAGTCTGCCTTGCCCATGACCCCAGACTATCATGGGTAGCAGGTCCCCAAGACAACAGTGCTTTAGAATGCTGACATCACTTGTCCCTCAGAAGTTGCCTCCTCCAGCACAAAGATCTGGATTCCTGCTGTAACACTCTGCTCATGTCCTTTGAGGTAGCTCTCAACCCTTGTCCCCCATCACTGGTTCTTACCATGCCTACTCAAACCCTGCTAGCTCATTACTGAAACACATAAAAAGTACCAGACGGATGAGTCCAAGCCTGCCGTGGGCAGCGATCATCAGCGTAGTCCACATTTCCATAGTGCATACAACAGGCTCCCAGATCCTCACGCCCACTGAGCACTTGCCCCTGCCCTCTTCTCCTCTAGCAGAGGCTCTCCACACTCTGGCTAAGCTGGCCTTATTGAGCCCCAGGTAGCCCCATTGCAATGCCCACCCTGCCCCCGGCTGCCCCAGGGGGGGCTCACCTTACCGTGTAGGTGCTCCCAGAGGCTGTTGGCTTGCCCAGGAACAGTAGTTCCTTCTCTGGGAAATCAGCCGGACCAGGTCACCAGGCCAGCAGACAAGGAGAGGTGGGCGGGGAATCCGGGCAGGAGTGGCCCGGAGCTTCCCGGCAATGACTTGCCTCCCAGAGCCCTAAAGAGGGGTGAGGGAGTCTGTCCCTATCTATTGGCAAAGTCCAGCTGAGCTCCTGGAGGAATAGCTGAGGATCCCAGAAGTCAGTCTGAGTCTAGAAGGGAggggacaaagaaagagaaaacccccTCCCTACAGTGCCCTCTGCTGGTGAGTGGCTCCCACCAGAGGCtagggaaagggcagaaggtAAGAGGAGGGAGCCCTGACAGGAGCTTCTCAACAGCAGCATGCACACAAAACACACGAGGGACAGGGTGAAAAGGGGGGTTCTGATCCCACATATGTCTGAgctggggcctgagattctgcatctCTAAGAAGCTCCCAGCTGATGCCAGTGCAGCTGGTCCAGGAGCTTAGACCATGTCTAGTTGCACCCTTTCCTGCA is from Mustela erminea isolate mMusErm1 chromosome 4, mMusErm1.Pri, whole genome shotgun sequence and encodes:
- the UNC5CL gene encoding UNC5C-like protein isoform X1: MISCHPRNHLERSLALAGPGVQGNWQHQGTTRMCSDESAFQPARFLLLVGVPVASALLLVQCLRWHCPRWLLGACWKLDSQEEPVAHPTPLPENESSRQCAPATLPEMAAFYQELHTPTQGQTIIRQLMHKLLVFSAREVDHRGGCLMLQDMGISLLIPPGAVAVGRQERVSLILVWDLLDAPSLSRAQGLVSPVVACGPHGASFLKPCTLTFKHCAQEPSHARTYSSNTTLLDAKAWRPLGRPGAHTSRDECRIQLSHFSLYTCVLEAPAGRDARKWLQLAIFCSPLAPGQSHLQLRIYFLNNTPCALQWAVTNEQPHGGRLRGPCQLFDFTGARGDQCLKLKYISEGWENVDESSCQLVPQLHIWHGKCPFRSFCFRRKAANENDDCSTLTSEIIVTMHTFQDGLETKYMEILRFQASEEESWAAPPPVSQPPPCNRLPPELFEQLQMLLEPNSITGNDWRRLASHLGLCGMKIRFLSCQRSPAAAILELFEEQNGSLQELHYLMTVMERLDCASAIQNYLSGTHSGSPAPVRGGAQENQGLELDEKL
- the UNC5CL gene encoding UNC5C-like protein isoform X3 translates to MISCHPRNHLERSLALAGPGVQGNWQHQGTTRMCSDESAFQPARFLLLVGVPVASALLLVQCLRWHCPRWLLGACWKLDSQEEPVAHPTPLPENESSRQCAPATLPEMAAFYQELHTPTQGQTIIRQLMHKLLVFSAREVDHRGGCLMLQDMGISLLIPPGAVAVGRQERVSLILVWDLLDAPSLSRAQGLVSPVVACGPHGASFLKPCTLTFKHCAQEPSHARTYSSNTTLLDAKAWRPLGRPGAHTSRDECRIQLSHFSLYTCVLEAPAGRDARKWLQLAIFCSPLAPGQSHLQLRIYFLNNTPCALQWAVTNEQPHGGRLRGPCQLFDFTGARGDQCLKLKYISEGWENVDESSCQLVPQLHIWHGKCPFRSFCFRRKAANENDDCSTLTSEIIVTMHTFQDGLETKYMEILRFQASEEESWAAPPPVSQPPPCNRLPPELFEQLQMLLEPNSITGNDWRRLASHLGLCGMKIRNQ
- the UNC5CL gene encoding UNC5C-like protein isoform X2 — protein: MCSDESAFQPARFLLLVGVPVASALLLVQCLRWHCPRWLLGACWKLDSQEEPVAHPTPLPENESSRQCAPATLPEMAAFYQELHTPTQGQTIIRQLMHKLLVFSAREVDHRGGCLMLQDMGISLLIPPGAVAVGRQERVSLILVWDLLDAPSLSRAQGLVSPVVACGPHGASFLKPCTLTFKHCAQEPSHARTYSSNTTLLDAKAWRPLGRPGAHTSRDECRIQLSHFSLYTCVLEAPAGRDARKWLQLAIFCSPLAPGQSHLQLRIYFLNNTPCALQWAVTNEQPHGGRLRGPCQLFDFTGARGDQCLKLKYISEGWENVDESSCQLVPQLHIWHGKCPFRSFCFRRKAANENDDCSTLTSEIIVTMHTFQDGLETKYMEILRFQASEEESWAAPPPVSQPPPCNRLPPELFEQLQMLLEPNSITGNDWRRLASHLGLCGMKIRFLSCQRSPAAAILELFEEQNGSLQELHYLMTVMERLDCASAIQNYLSGTHSGSPAPVRGGAQENQGLELDEKL